In one Apteryx mantelli isolate bAptMan1 chromosome 33, bAptMan1.hap1, whole genome shotgun sequence genomic region, the following are encoded:
- the TMT1A gene encoding thiol S-methyltransferase TMT1A — MTEVSILLFRACLALLAMPIYLLSFLGIWEPFCKKVFFPFFLEKLSAVHNRKTLRQKQELFHNLPEFAGPSGELKLLEIGTGCGANFQFYPPGCKVTCTDINPHFQKGLSRSMSQNQHLHYERFLVAAAEDLSQVPSGSVDAVVCTLVLCSVKDVNRALKEAQRVLRPGGAFYFLDHVAADHSSWKYFWQQICYPTWKLVFAGCCLTRETWKSLEQANFSELKLQHISVPLPWTPIKPHIIGYAVK; from the exons atGACGGAGGTCAGCATTCTCCTCTTCCGTGCCTGCCTCGCGCTGCTCGCCATGCCCATCTACCTGCTATCATTCCTGGGTATATGGGAGCCTTTCTGTAAGaaggtattttttcctttcttcctcgaGAAGCTTTCTGCAGTTCACAACAGGAAAACACTGAGGCAGAAACAGGAGCTATTTCATAATCTGCCCGAGTTTGCGGGTCCCTCAGGAGAGCTGAAGCTGCTGGAGATCGGGACCGGCTGTGGTGCTAACTTCCAGTTCTACCCACCAGGCTGCAAAGTGACATGCACCGATATAAACCCTCACTTCCAGAAAGGCCTTTCTCGAAGCATGAGCCAGAACCAGCACCTCCACTATGAGCGTTTCTTAGTAGCTGCAGCGGAAGACCTGAGCCAGGTGCCCAGCGGCTCTGTGGACGCAGTCGTTTGCACTTTAGTCCTATGCTCTGTGAAGGATGTAAACAGAGCCCTGAAAGAAGCACAGCGAGTGCTCAGACCA GGTGGCGCTTTCTATTTCTTAGATCACGTGGCTGCTGATCACTCCAGCTGGAAGTATTTTTGGCAGCAGATCTGCTATCCGACTTGGAAACTCGTGTTTGCTGGGTGCTGCCtaacaagagagacatggaaaagCCTAGAACAGGCCAACTTCTCCGAACTGAAATTACAACACATCAGCGTTCCTCTACCCTGGACACCTATTAAGCCTCATATCATTGGATATGCTGTGAAGTAA
- the TMPRSS12 gene encoding transmembrane protease serine 12: MRPRLPVASLLLPLLAGAVPDAPAPWIPTEECGERPLAEMLSGPRIVGGRDAQAGAWPWLVSLQIHQIGVKFKHVCGGALVNENSVLSAAHCATGKKDPYYWRAVIGVHNLWKHDKHTTKRNIRNITVHPEFRKETFENDIALFKLDSSVHYNNYIQPICLPSAHLYLYINNETDCFISGWGRIAEKGKTSAVLKEAQVEIIPSDVCNAFDSYGGLVNSNMICAGSESGGIDSCQGDSGGPLTCYYPSTSKYYLIGITSFGIGCGRPKLPGIYVRLSPYRRWVISELLLSNKAVNPMSITLVILLTVRCIALA, translated from the exons ATGCGGCCGAGGCTCCCCGTCGCCtcactgctgctgccgctgctcgcGGGCGCCGTGCCCGATGCCCCGGCCCCCTGGATTCCCACTGAAG AGTGCGGTGAACGGCCGCTCGCCGAGATGCTCTCGGGGCCTCGGATCGTGGGTGGACGCGATGCCCAAGCGGGAGCATGGCCGTGGTTAGTCAGCCTCCAAATTCACCAAATTGGTGTAAAATTTAAGCACGTATGCGGTGGAGCTTTAGTTAACGAGAACTCAGTGCTTTCAGCTGCCCACTGCGCTACGGGGAAGAA GGACCCATATTACTGGAGAGCTGTGATAGGTGTGCATAACCTTTGGAAACATGATAAACatacaacaaaaagaaatattagaaACATCACTGTCCATCCAGAATTCCGGaaagaaacatttgaaaatgaTATTGCATTATTTAAACTTGATTCCTCTGTACACTACAACAACTACATTCAGCCTATCTGCTTACCTTCCGCACACCTTTACCTATATATCAACAACGAAACAGACTGCTTTATAAGTGGTTGGGGACGTATAGCCGAGAAAG GCAAAACCTCGGCTGTATTAAAAGAAGCACAAGTGGAAATCATTCCTTCTGATGTCTGTAACGCTTTTGATTCCTACGGAGGACTGGTTAACAGCAACATGATTTGTGCTGGCTCTGAATCTGGAGGCATCGATAGCTGTCAG GGGGACAGCGGTGGACCTTTAACGTGCTATTACCCTAGTACCAGCAAGTACTATCTAATCGGGATTACCAGTTTTGGAATTGGCTGTGGCCGACCAAAACTGCCTGGGATCTATGTCCGTTTATCTCCGTACAGAAGATGGGTAATATCTGAACTTCTGTTGAGTAACAAGGCTGTGAATCCCATGAGCATCACACTTGTGATCCTTCTGACTGTGAGATGTATAGCGCTTGCATAG